The following proteins come from a genomic window of Pseudomonas sp. Z8(2022):
- a CDS encoding translation initiation factor 2 (IF-2, GTPase), with translation MRSIPSSLLVTLLLTCVSVQAEEEIVQPTAPEVAVDSQSRELEQRLAQSEQLRSEQEASSAVQLQRLRQENQRLRMQLKESQAQSQPRLLNEEQTWFALGAALSLVSILFGALLRGRRKSRREWIN, from the coding sequence ATGCGCTCGATCCCGTCGTCTCTGCTGGTCACCCTGCTGCTGACCTGCGTCTCGGTACAGGCCGAAGAAGAAATCGTGCAACCGACCGCGCCGGAAGTCGCAGTCGATAGCCAGAGTCGTGAGCTCGAGCAGCGCCTGGCCCAAAGCGAACAGCTGCGCAGCGAACAGGAGGCCAGTAGCGCTGTACAACTGCAGCGCCTGCGCCAGGAAAACCAGCGCCTGCGCATGCAGCTCAAGGAAAGCCAGGCGCAGAGCCAGCCGCGTCTGCTCAATGAAGAGCAGACCTGGTTCGCGCTTGGCGCCGCCCTGAGCCTGGTCTCGATACTGTTCGGCGCTCTGCTGCGCGGTCGTCGTAAAAGCCGTCGCGAGTGGATCAACTGA
- a CDS encoding PHP domain-containing protein: protein MIVDLHCHSTASDGALAPAVLVARAYERGVRLLALTDHDTVEGLDEARRAATALDMKLINGIELSCTWGGATIHVLGYAFEQDAPALREAIEALHHGRWQRAEEIDRRLAAKGMPGALEGARAVQQELGDSGNAPARPHFAEFLVRAGHVRDRAEAFRKWLGSGKLGDVKQHWPMLEETVATLRSARAWISLAHPWQYDFTRSKRRRLVADFAAAGGHALEVVNGMQPAEQVGGLAILAREFGLMASAGSDFHAPGDWSEVGMYRPLPDDLTALWERFEHAQPSAVTS from the coding sequence ATGATTGTCGATCTGCACTGCCACAGCACTGCCTCCGATGGCGCCCTGGCACCCGCCGTACTGGTGGCCCGGGCGTATGAGCGCGGAGTGAGGCTGCTGGCGCTGACCGACCATGACACCGTTGAGGGCCTTGACGAGGCGCGCCGCGCGGCAACGGCCCTGGACATGAAGCTGATCAACGGTATCGAGCTGTCCTGCACCTGGGGCGGAGCGACCATCCATGTGCTGGGTTATGCCTTCGAACAGGACGCGCCGGCCCTGCGCGAGGCCATCGAGGCCCTGCACCATGGGCGCTGGCAGCGTGCCGAGGAAATCGACCGACGCCTGGCTGCCAAAGGCATGCCCGGTGCGTTGGAGGGGGCTCGGGCTGTCCAGCAGGAACTGGGCGACAGTGGCAACGCGCCGGCGCGACCGCACTTCGCCGAGTTTCTCGTGCGCGCCGGGCACGTGCGTGACCGCGCCGAGGCGTTTCGCAAATGGCTGGGCTCGGGCAAGTTGGGTGACGTCAAGCAACATTGGCCTATGCTGGAAGAAACCGTTGCCACCTTGCGCTCGGCCCGGGCCTGGATCAGCCTGGCGCATCCGTGGCAGTACGACTTTACTCGCAGTAAGCGTCGACGTCTGGTAGCCGACTTCGCTGCGGCCGGTGGTCATGCCCTGGAAGTGGTCAACGGCATGCAGCCGGCGGAACAAGTGGGTGGCCTGGCGATTCTGGCGCGCGAGTTTGGCTTGATGGCCAGCGCCGGCAGCGATTTCCATGCGCCGGGCGACTGGTCCGAGGTGGGCATGTACCGCCCGTTGCCCGATGACCTGACCGCGCTCTGGGAGCGCTTCGAACATGCACAGCCATCCGCTGTCACTTCATGA
- a CDS encoding YciI family protein gives MLYAIIATDVENSLENRLATRPAHLARLEQLKEEGRLLLAGPHPAIDSNDPGPAGFSGSLVVAEFESLEAAQKWADADPYRAAGVYASVVVKPFKKVLP, from the coding sequence ATGCTCTACGCCATCATCGCCACCGACGTCGAAAACTCCCTGGAAAATCGCCTGGCCACCCGCCCCGCTCACCTGGCTCGCCTGGAGCAGTTGAAGGAGGAAGGCCGCCTCCTGCTGGCCGGTCCGCACCCGGCCATCGACAGCAACGACCCGGGCCCGGCGGGCTTCAGCGGCAGCCTGGTGGTTGCCGAGTTCGAATCGCTCGAAGCCGCGCAGAAGTGGGCCGATGCCGACCCGTACCGCGCAGCCGGCGTGTATGCCAGCGTTGTGGTCAAACCCTTCAAGAAAGTGCTGCCCTGA
- a CDS encoding L-threonylcarbamoyladenylate synthase has protein sequence MSQFFQIHPENPQARLIKQAVEIIRGGGVVVYPTDSSYALGCAIGDKNAVERIRRLRQLDDKHNFTLVCRDLSQIGLFAKVDTAAFRLLKNHTPGPYTFILNATREVPRMLLHPKRRTIGIRVPSHPIALALLEQLGEPLMSVSLIMPGDDLPLSDPYEMRQVLEHHVDLIIDGGFGGLEASTVVNLAGESPEVVRVGCGDPTAFNEL, from the coding sequence GTGAGTCAATTTTTCCAGATTCATCCGGAAAACCCGCAGGCACGTCTGATCAAGCAGGCCGTGGAGATCATTCGTGGCGGCGGTGTGGTGGTCTATCCGACCGATTCCTCCTACGCGCTGGGTTGCGCCATTGGCGATAAGAATGCGGTGGAACGCATACGTCGTCTGCGTCAGCTCGATGACAAGCACAACTTCACGCTGGTCTGCCGCGACCTTTCGCAGATCGGCCTGTTCGCCAAGGTCGACACTGCGGCCTTCCGCCTGCTGAAGAACCACACGCCAGGCCCCTATACCTTCATTCTCAATGCCACCCGCGAAGTGCCGCGCATGCTGCTGCACCCCAAGCGCCGCACCATCGGCATCCGCGTGCCCAGTCATCCCATTGCCCTGGCATTGCTGGAGCAACTGGGTGAGCCGTTGATGAGCGTCAGTCTGATCATGCCGGGCGACGATCTGCCGTTGTCCGACCCTTATGAGATGCGCCAGGTGCTCGAGCATCATGTGGATCTGATCATCGACGGTGGATTTGGCGGGCTGGAGGCCTCCACTGTGGTCAATCTCGCCGGCGAAAGCCCCGAGGTCGTGCGCGTCGGCTGCGGCGACCCGACAGCGTTCAACGAACTCTGA
- a CDS encoding tryptophan--tRNA ligase produces MRPSGRLHLGHYQGVLKNWVKLQHEYDCYFCIVDWHALTTEYADTRLISQHVMDMAVDWLAAGVSPSSATLFVQSQVPEHAELHLLLSMICPLSWLERVPSYKEQQEHQSSKDLATYGFLGYPLLQAADILLYRAGQVPVGADQLPHIEFAREVARRFNHLYGSEPDFELKAQAAIGKLGRKVGKLYSNLRKAYQEQGDIQALETARALLKEQSSITLGDQERLYGYLEGGGKVILSEPQPLLTEFSRVPGLDGQKMANASGNAIFLRDSDAEIEEKLRRMTTDPARVHRDDPGEPQRCPVWSLHQLYSTDEQLHWVMEGCRSASIGCVDCKSALCSSLQTELAPLQQRAIDYAESPDLVRSILAEGAEHARDQARETLAEVRQAMGLNHR; encoded by the coding sequence ATGCGTCCGAGCGGACGCCTGCACCTCGGGCACTACCAGGGTGTGCTGAAGAACTGGGTCAAGTTGCAGCACGAATACGATTGCTACTTCTGCATCGTCGACTGGCATGCGCTGACGACCGAGTACGCCGATACCCGTCTGATTTCCCAGCATGTCATGGACATGGCCGTGGACTGGCTGGCGGCAGGTGTCAGCCCCAGCTCCGCGACTCTGTTCGTGCAATCCCAGGTGCCGGAGCACGCCGAGCTGCACCTGCTGCTGTCGATGATCTGCCCGCTGAGCTGGCTCGAGCGGGTGCCGTCCTACAAGGAGCAGCAGGAGCATCAGAGCAGCAAGGACCTCGCCACCTACGGTTTTCTCGGTTACCCGCTGCTGCAGGCGGCGGACATCCTGCTTTATCGCGCCGGTCAGGTGCCGGTCGGTGCGGATCAGTTGCCCCACATCGAATTCGCCCGCGAAGTGGCGCGCCGGTTCAACCATCTGTACGGCAGCGAGCCGGATTTCGAACTCAAGGCCCAGGCTGCCATCGGCAAGCTCGGCAGGAAGGTCGGCAAGCTATACAGCAACCTGCGCAAGGCCTATCAGGAACAGGGCGATATCCAGGCGCTGGAGACGGCACGGGCGCTGCTCAAGGAGCAGAGCAGCATTACTCTGGGCGACCAGGAGCGCCTGTACGGCTACCTGGAAGGCGGCGGCAAGGTGATTCTGAGCGAACCGCAGCCGCTTCTCACCGAATTCTCGCGGGTGCCCGGCCTGGACGGGCAGAAGATGGCCAATGCCAGCGGCAACGCGATATTCCTGCGCGATAGCGATGCCGAGATCGAGGAAAAACTGCGGCGCATGACCACCGATCCGGCACGCGTGCACCGCGACGATCCGGGGGAGCCGCAACGTTGCCCGGTGTGGTCGCTGCACCAGTTGTATTCCACCGACGAGCAGTTGCATTGGGTCATGGAGGGCTGTCGCAGCGCCTCGATCGGTTGCGTCGATTGCAAGAGCGCTCTGTGTTCGTCCCTGCAGACCGAACTCGCGCCGTTGCAGCAGCGCGCCATCGATTACGCGGAGAGCCCGGACCTGGTGCGCAGCATCCTCGCCGAGGGTGCCGAGCACGCGCGTGACCAGGCGCGCGAAACCCTGGCCGAAGTTCGCCAGGCCATGGGCCTGAATCATCGTTGA
- a CDS encoding sensor histidine kinase — translation MRSLFWRILATFWLAIALVAGLSLLLGRALNQDAWILSLHPGLDDLDNKWVQRYEQEGPAAAQAFLEQRKREYRIDTQVLGESGQQLVKGTFPSRAAAFEARHGDDRRLPWRRLTAEYTSPESGESYLFIYRIPHPELAAWHRGSLFWPLSALAIALVVLTLFSLMLTLSITRPLDRLRGAVHDLGQTAYQQNSLARLATRRDELGLLAKDFNRMGERLQGLIGSQRQLLRDVSHELRSPLARLRIALALAERADASEREKLWPRLGQECDRLEALISEILALARLDADPGAAQAIDLRALLGKLQEDARLTTPQQPLQIDFDQAAHLEGWPDMLERALDNLLRNALRFTPENQPVVIGVQRQGADVLLSVRDHGPGVASEHLQQLGTPFFRAPGQSSSGHGLGLAIARRAAQRHGGELLLENHPQGGFVATLRLPAKQLTA, via the coding sequence GTGCGATCACTGTTCTGGCGCATTCTGGCGACTTTCTGGCTGGCCATCGCCCTGGTGGCCGGCCTGTCGCTATTGCTCGGCCGCGCCCTGAATCAGGACGCCTGGATTCTCAGCCTGCACCCGGGCCTGGATGACCTCGACAACAAGTGGGTCCAGCGCTACGAGCAAGAGGGGCCGGCGGCGGCCCAGGCCTTTCTCGAACAGCGCAAACGCGAATACCGCATCGACACCCAGGTGCTCGGGGAAAGTGGTCAGCAGCTGGTCAAGGGCACCTTCCCGTCACGCGCCGCTGCGTTCGAAGCGCGTCATGGCGATGACCGCCGTTTACCCTGGCGCCGCCTGACCGCCGAGTACACCAGCCCGGAAAGCGGCGAGAGCTATCTGTTCATCTACCGCATCCCGCATCCGGAACTGGCGGCCTGGCACCGTGGCAGCCTGTTCTGGCCACTCAGCGCCCTGGCCATCGCCCTGGTGGTGCTGACGCTGTTCAGCCTGATGCTGACGCTGTCGATCACCCGCCCACTGGATCGCCTGCGCGGCGCCGTGCACGACCTTGGCCAGACTGCCTACCAGCAGAACAGTCTGGCCCGCCTGGCCACCCGCCGCGACGAACTGGGGCTGCTGGCCAAGGACTTCAACCGCATGGGCGAGCGTCTGCAGGGGCTGATCGGCAGCCAACGCCAGTTGCTGCGCGACGTCTCCCACGAATTGCGTTCGCCCCTGGCGCGTCTGCGTATCGCTCTGGCGCTGGCAGAACGCGCTGATGCCTCAGAGCGGGAAAAGCTCTGGCCACGGCTTGGCCAGGAATGCGACCGGCTGGAAGCGTTGATCAGCGAAATCCTCGCCCTCGCCCGCCTCGACGCCGATCCGGGTGCGGCCCAGGCGATCGATCTGCGCGCACTGCTCGGCAAGCTGCAGGAGGACGCACGCCTGACCACGCCGCAGCAGCCGCTGCAGATCGATTTCGATCAGGCAGCACACCTCGAAGGCTGGCCGGATATGCTCGAGCGCGCGCTCGACAACCTGCTGCGCAATGCCCTGCGCTTCACCCCCGAGAACCAGCCCGTGGTTATCGGCGTGCAGCGCCAGGGAGCGGACGTATTGCTGAGTGTTCGCGACCATGGCCCGGGAGTCGCCAGCGAACACCTGCAGCAGTTGGGCACGCCCTTCTTCCGCGCGCCGGGCCAAAGCAGTTCCGGCCACGGCCTCGGGCTGGCCATTGCGCGCCGGGCGGCGCAGCGTCATGGCGGTGAGCTGTTGCTGGAAAACCATCCGCAAGGCGGTTTCGTCGCCACCCTCAGGCTGCCAGCCAAGCAGCTGACGGCCTGA
- a CDS encoding YkgJ family cysteine cluster protein, which translates to MSEANPCLTCGACCAFFRVSFFWGECQSAGGSVPDEQVIQISPHFVAMRGTESKPARCVQLLGDVGCGVRCTMYEQRSSSCREFKASWEDGVHNPRCDEARMAHGLPPLTPPVQPVISPDRVA; encoded by the coding sequence ATGTCCGAAGCCAATCCCTGCCTCACGTGCGGCGCCTGCTGCGCGTTCTTTCGTGTGTCCTTCTTCTGGGGCGAGTGTCAATCCGCGGGCGGTAGCGTCCCGGACGAACAGGTCATTCAGATCAGTCCGCACTTCGTTGCCATGCGCGGTACCGAGAGCAAGCCGGCGCGCTGTGTTCAGCTGTTGGGCGATGTCGGTTGCGGCGTGCGCTGCACCATGTATGAACAGCGTTCGAGCAGTTGCCGCGAATTCAAGGCTTCCTGGGAGGACGGTGTGCACAACCCGCGTTGCGATGAAGCGCGCATGGCCCATGGTCTGCCGCCGCTGACACCTCCGGTGCAGCCGGTGATATCACCCGATCGCGTCGCCTGA
- a CDS encoding TrkH family potassium uptake protein — protein sequence MALPTLRIIGFIIGIFLITLAVGMTIPMLTLLIFEHPQDLNAFLWSSLITLLTGLALVIPGRPANARLRPRDMYLLMTGSWTLVCAFAALPLMLIAGISHTDAIFETMSGITTTGSTVLTGLDDMSPGILIWRSMLHWLGGIAFIGMAVTILPLLRVGGMRLFQTESSDWGEKVMPRSHSASKSLLLIYIALTLFGFLAFWAAGMSPFDAINHAMASISTGGFSTSDASLAHWPQPTVHWTAIMLMLLGSMPFMLYVAFVRGNRQALFKDHQVRVFIGFLLLTWLVFGTWLWINSNYAWLDALRIVAVNITSVVTTTGFTLGDYTTWGSFAVLLFFYLTFVGGCSGSTAGGLKIFRFQVAYVLLKANLMQLVHPRAVIKQRYNNHNLDEEIVRSLITFSFFFTITIGVLALALTLVGLDWVTALSGAATAVCNVGPGLGPIIGPAGNFASLPDSAKWLLSAGMLIGRLEILTVLVLVTRSFWKH from the coding sequence ATGGCCTTGCCGACGCTGCGCATCATCGGTTTCATCATCGGCATATTCCTGATTACCCTGGCGGTCGGCATGACCATCCCCATGCTGACCCTGCTGATCTTCGAGCACCCGCAAGATCTCAACGCCTTTCTCTGGTCCAGCCTGATCACCCTGCTCACCGGCCTCGCGCTGGTGATCCCCGGTCGCCCGGCGAATGCACGGCTACGCCCGCGCGACATGTATCTGCTGATGACGGGAAGCTGGACCCTGGTTTGCGCTTTCGCCGCCCTGCCGCTGATGCTGATCGCCGGTATCAGCCATACCGACGCCATCTTCGAGACCATGTCCGGCATCACCACGACCGGCTCCACCGTGCTGACCGGGCTGGACGACATGTCTCCCGGCATTCTGATCTGGCGCTCGATGCTGCATTGGCTGGGCGGCATCGCCTTCATCGGCATGGCCGTGACCATTCTGCCGCTGCTGCGCGTCGGGGGCATGCGCCTGTTCCAGACCGAATCCTCGGACTGGGGCGAGAAGGTCATGCCCCGCTCCCACTCGGCCTCCAAGTCACTGCTGCTGATCTATATCGCCCTGACCCTGTTCGGTTTCCTGGCATTCTGGGCGGCGGGCATGAGCCCCTTCGATGCCATCAACCACGCCATGGCTTCCATTTCCACCGGTGGTTTCTCCACCTCCGACGCGTCCCTGGCACATTGGCCGCAGCCTACGGTGCACTGGACGGCCATCATGCTGATGCTGCTCGGCAGCATGCCATTCATGCTCTATGTGGCCTTCGTTCGCGGCAATCGCCAGGCCTTGTTCAAGGATCATCAGGTCCGTGTTTTCATCGGTTTTCTGCTCCTGACCTGGCTGGTATTCGGCACCTGGCTGTGGATCAACTCGAATTACGCCTGGCTCGACGCATTGCGCATCGTCGCGGTGAACATCACTTCGGTGGTGACCACCACCGGTTTCACCCTGGGCGACTACACCACCTGGGGCAGTTTTGCCGTACTGCTGTTCTTCTACCTGACCTTTGTCGGTGGCTGCTCCGGCTCCACCGCCGGCGGCCTGAAGATCTTCCGCTTCCAGGTCGCCTATGTGCTGCTCAAGGCAAACCTGATGCAACTGGTGCACCCGCGCGCAGTGATCAAGCAGCGATACAACAATCACAACCTGGATGAAGAGATCGTCCGCTCGCTGATCACCTTCTCCTTCTTCTTCACCATCACCATCGGTGTGCTCGCCCTTGCCCTGACACTGGTCGGCCTGGACTGGGTCACCGCACTGAGCGGCGCCGCTACCGCCGTATGCAATGTCGGCCCGGGCCTCGGCCCGATCATCGGTCCGGCCGGCAACTTCGCCAGCCTGCCGGACTCGGCCAAGTGGCTGCTCAGCGCCGGCATGCTGATCGGCCGCCTGGAAATTCTGACCGTGCTGGTGCTGGTCACCCGCAGTTTCTGGAAGCACTGA
- a CDS encoding TrkH family potassium uptake protein, whose protein sequence is MPLASLRILAFINGIFLVTLALSMLVPVVTLLIFEQTQKINAFLWSSLITALVGVAMIAQGRPQETQLRPRDMYMLTVSSWVMVSIFAALPFIFAEHASITDAYFESMSGITATGATVFSGLDEMSPGTLIWRSLLHWLGGIGFIGMAVAILPILRIGGMRLFQTESSDRSEKVMPRSHMVAKYMVLAYVGLSALAMLAFWLAGMGPFDAVNHAMSAIATGGFSTSDASLGNWQSPAIHWVAIVVMVLGSLPFALYVSSLRGNYRALLRDAQVRGFLLLLAASWLVLASWKWLTSDLYWLDALRLVAVNITSIMTTTGFAVGDYHLWGPFASMMFFYLGFVGGCSGSTAGGLKIFRFQVAYILLKANLKQLIHPRAVIKQQYNRHPLDEDIVRSILAFAFFYTITIATLGLGVALCGVDWITALTGAAAIVSGVGPGMGEMVGPAGNYATIPDLAKWLLSFGMLLGRLEILTVLVLLFPAFWRH, encoded by the coding sequence ATGCCCTTAGCCAGCCTGCGCATCCTCGCCTTCATCAATGGCATATTCCTCGTCACGCTGGCGTTGAGCATGCTCGTGCCGGTGGTCACCCTGCTGATCTTCGAACAGACGCAAAAGATCAATGCCTTTCTCTGGTCGAGCCTGATCACGGCGCTCGTCGGTGTCGCCATGATCGCTCAGGGACGGCCCCAGGAAACGCAGCTGCGTCCACGCGACATGTACATGCTGACGGTCTCGAGCTGGGTGATGGTGTCGATCTTCGCCGCATTGCCGTTCATCTTCGCCGAGCACGCGAGCATCACCGATGCCTATTTCGAGAGCATGTCCGGTATCACCGCTACCGGCGCCACGGTGTTCAGCGGCCTGGACGAGATGTCGCCCGGTACGCTGATCTGGCGCTCACTGCTGCACTGGCTCGGCGGTATCGGCTTCATCGGCATGGCCGTGGCGATCCTGCCGATCCTGCGCATCGGTGGCATGCGACTGTTCCAGACCGAATCTTCGGATCGTTCGGAAAAGGTCATGCCGCGCTCGCACATGGTCGCCAAGTACATGGTACTGGCCTACGTCGGCCTCAGCGCCCTCGCCATGCTAGCCTTCTGGCTGGCGGGAATGGGGCCTTTCGATGCGGTCAACCACGCCATGTCCGCCATCGCCACCGGTGGTTTTTCCACCTCGGATGCCTCACTGGGCAACTGGCAGTCTCCCGCCATTCACTGGGTTGCCATTGTCGTGATGGTCCTCGGCAGCCTGCCTTTCGCGCTCTACGTCAGCTCCCTGCGCGGCAACTACCGTGCATTGCTACGCGATGCTCAGGTACGGGGCTTTCTGCTGTTGCTGGCGGCCAGCTGGCTGGTGCTGGCAAGCTGGAAATGGCTTACCAGTGATCTGTACTGGCTCGATGCACTGCGCCTGGTGGCGGTGAACATTACCTCGATCATGACCACCACCGGTTTCGCCGTGGGTGACTACCACCTGTGGGGGCCGTTCGCCAGCATGATGTTCTTCTACCTGGGCTTTGTCGGCGGCTGCTCCGGCTCCACCGCAGGCGGCCTGAAGATCTTCCGCTTCCAGGTTGCCTACATCCTGCTCAAGGCCAACCTCAAGCAGCTCATCCATCCGCGTGCGGTGATCAAGCAGCAGTACAACCGCCACCCACTGGATGAAGATATCGTTCGCTCGATCCTCGCCTTCGCCTTCTTCTACACCATCACCATCGCCACTCTGGGGCTCGGCGTAGCCCTGTGCGGAGTGGACTGGATCACTGCGCTGACCGGTGCTGCGGCAATAGTCTCCGGCGTTGGCCCGGGCATGGGCGAGATGGTCGGTCCGGCCGGCAATTACGCCACCATCCCCGATCTGGCCAAGTGGCTGCTGAGCTTCGGCATGCTGCTCGGGCGCCTGGAAATCCTGACCGTACTGGTACTGCTGTTCCCGGCCTTCTGGCGCCACTGA
- a CDS encoding segregation and condensation protein A produces MEVFLEAFEGPLDLLLYLIRKQNIDILDIPVAEITKQYMGYVELMKSVRLELAAEYLVMAAMLAEIKSRMLLPRSAEAEEEEDDPRAELIRRLQEYERFKAAAENIDELPRVGRDVSVPRLDAPEARARKLLPDVSLEEVLLSMAEVLRRADMFESHQVTREALSTRERMSEVLERLKGGAFVPFVELFAVEEGRLGVVVTFMAVLELIKESLVELVQNEPFAAIHVRARAE; encoded by the coding sequence CTGGAGGTCTTTCTCGAAGCCTTCGAGGGACCACTGGATCTCCTGCTCTATCTGATTCGCAAGCAGAACATCGACATCCTCGACATACCCGTGGCCGAGATCACCAAGCAGTACATGGGTTATGTCGAGCTGATGAAGTCGGTGCGACTGGAGCTGGCTGCAGAGTATCTGGTCATGGCCGCCATGCTCGCCGAGATCAAGTCGCGCATGCTTCTGCCGCGTTCCGCCGAGGCGGAAGAGGAAGAGGACGATCCGCGCGCCGAGTTGATTCGTCGCCTGCAGGAGTACGAGCGCTTCAAGGCCGCTGCCGAGAATATCGATGAACTGCCGCGCGTGGGCCGCGACGTGAGCGTGCCCAGGCTGGACGCCCCGGAAGCCCGTGCGCGCAAGCTGCTGCCGGACGTCAGCCTGGAAGAAGTGCTGCTGTCGATGGCCGAGGTGCTGCGCCGCGCCGACATGTTCGAGAGCCACCAGGTCACGCGTGAGGCCCTGTCCACCCGCGAGCGCATGAGCGAAGTGCTGGAGCGTCTCAAGGGGGGCGCGTTCGTGCCGTTCGTCGAGCTGTTTGCCGTCGAGGAGGGTCGGCTTGGCGTGGTGGTGACCTTCATGGCAGTTCTCGAATTGATCAAGGAATCCCTGGTGGAGCTGGTGCAGAATGAGCCCTTCGCCGCCATCCATGTCCGAGCCCGTGCCGAATGA
- a CDS encoding nitroreductase family protein has product MEALDALLNRVSVPRLVEPAPDAAQRELLFRAALRAPDHGQLRPWRFLTVEGQARERMGELFAEALQVADAQVSPEALNKARGMPLRAPLLVVVIARVQAHPKVPASEQVIAAGCAAHGMLLAAHAQGIGAVWRTGDMAYNAHVAKGLGLAADEQIIAYLYLGTPEREPRRAPELRVEDFVRTWQG; this is encoded by the coding sequence ATGGAGGCTCTCGACGCTCTGCTCAACCGTGTTTCCGTTCCCCGTCTGGTCGAGCCGGCGCCGGATGCGGCGCAGCGTGAACTGCTGTTTCGCGCGGCGTTGCGTGCGCCGGATCATGGTCAGCTGCGCCCGTGGCGCTTTCTCACCGTAGAAGGTCAGGCGCGCGAGCGCATGGGGGAGTTGTTCGCCGAGGCCTTGCAGGTCGCCGACGCTCAGGTCTCGCCGGAAGCGTTGAACAAAGCACGTGGCATGCCGCTGCGCGCTCCGTTGCTGGTCGTGGTGATAGCCCGTGTCCAGGCGCACCCCAAGGTGCCTGCGTCCGAGCAGGTGATCGCCGCCGGCTGCGCTGCCCATGGCATGCTGCTGGCTGCGCATGCCCAGGGTATCGGTGCGGTCTGGCGTACCGGCGACATGGCCTACAACGCTCATGTGGCCAAAGGTCTGGGCCTGGCGGCGGATGAGCAGATCATCGCCTATCTCTACCTCGGCACGCCGGAGCGCGAGCCGCGCCGCGCTCCTGAACTACGAGTCGAGGATTTCGTCAGGACCTGGCAAGGCTGA
- a CDS encoding Spy/CpxP family protein refolding chaperone, producing the protein MRKTLTALLLAATLPTLAFAMPDGGPRHHDRGHGMFKELNLSKEQRQEFRKLMGEQMKTHRDITKRYLDKLPEAEKQAMKKELEQARANQHKALRDLLNPEQQKAFDEHQKKMEARRAEMAEFKAWKAEKAKSGN; encoded by the coding sequence ATGCGCAAGACCCTCACCGCACTGCTGCTCGCTGCCACCCTGCCGACCCTGGCCTTCGCCATGCCCGACGGCGGCCCACGCCACCATGACCGTGGCCACGGCATGTTCAAGGAGCTGAACCTGAGCAAGGAACAGCGCCAGGAGTTCCGCAAGCTGATGGGCGAGCAGATGAAGACCCATCGCGACATCACCAAGCGCTACCTGGACAAGCTGCCGGAAGCCGAGAAACAGGCCATGAAGAAGGAGCTGGAACAGGCCCGCGCCAACCAGCACAAGGCATTGCGTGACCTGCTCAACCCGGAACAGCAGAAAGCCTTCGATGAGCACCAGAAGAAAATGGAAGCTCGCCGCGCTGAAATGGCCGAGTTCAAGGCCTGGAAAGCCGAGAAGGCGAAAAGCGGCAACTAA
- a CDS encoding response regulator transcription factor, which translates to MSRLLLIDDDQELCELLASWLTQEGFQVTACHETGSARQALAAQAPDAVVLDVMLPDGSGLELLKQLRGEHPDLPVLMLSARGEPLDRILGLELGADDYLAKPCDPRELTARLRAVLRRTAPAPTSSQLELGDLSFSPNRGVVSIGGHDIPLTLSESRLLEALLRQPGEPVDKQALAQLALGRKLTLYDRSLDMHVSNLRKKIGPHPDGRPRILALRSRGYYYAL; encoded by the coding sequence ATGAGCCGACTGCTGCTGATCGACGACGACCAGGAACTCTGTGAGCTGCTCGCCAGTTGGCTGACCCAGGAAGGTTTCCAGGTTACCGCCTGCCACGAGACCGGCAGCGCGCGTCAGGCCCTTGCTGCCCAGGCGCCTGACGCCGTGGTGCTGGACGTGATGCTGCCCGATGGCAGTGGCCTGGAACTGCTCAAGCAACTACGCGGCGAACATCCGGACCTGCCTGTGCTGATGCTCTCGGCTCGCGGCGAGCCACTGGATCGCATCCTCGGCCTGGAACTGGGCGCCGATGACTACCTGGCCAAGCCGTGCGACCCACGCGAGCTCACCGCACGCCTGCGCGCCGTTCTGCGGCGTACCGCTCCCGCCCCGACCAGCAGCCAGTTGGAGCTGGGCGACCTCAGTTTCAGCCCCAACCGCGGCGTGGTGAGCATCGGCGGACATGACATTCCCCTGACACTCTCGGAAAGTCGCCTGCTGGAGGCCCTGCTGCGCCAACCGGGCGAGCCGGTGGACAAACAGGCACTGGCGCAACTCGCCCTGGGTCGAAAGCTGACCCTGTACGACCGCAGCCTGGACATGCACGTCAGCAATCTGCGCAAGAAAATCGGCCCGCACCCTGACGGTCGCCCGCGCATTCTCGCCCTGCGTAGCCGCGGCTATTACTACGCGCTGTAG